The following proteins come from a genomic window of Edaphobacter sp. 4G125:
- the nadC gene encoding carboxylating nicotinate-nucleotide diphosphorylase encodes MDWKSKRIRTILEAALAEDKVANDITTALTIDPKLRATGTILAKQACVVSGLGCIPVILDIYGKMSSIPVGRFEVVSHPEIFDGVKVRAGQPLAVIRHNAAALLSTERVILNLMQRMCGIATLTHEFVTAVAKTKTKVLDTRKTIPGLRILDKYAVSCGGGVNHRLDLQDGILIKNNHISLGGGLSTVLEKAMRGHKPGQVVQVEVRSETELEQAIEGGAESILLDNMTPAQTKKAVKKIRAALPETKIESSGSMNLKTVRKYALAGVDFISVGALTHSATAVDLSMRITADVF; translated from the coding sequence ATGGACTGGAAAAGCAAACGAATCCGAACCATTCTTGAAGCTGCGCTGGCCGAAGATAAAGTAGCCAACGACATTACGACGGCGCTGACCATCGATCCGAAACTGCGCGCTACAGGAACGATCCTCGCCAAGCAGGCGTGCGTCGTCTCCGGCCTGGGATGTATCCCGGTGATCCTGGATATCTACGGCAAGATGAGCAGCATCCCGGTAGGTCGGTTCGAGGTGGTCAGCCATCCCGAGATCTTCGACGGCGTTAAGGTCCGTGCGGGCCAGCCCCTGGCGGTGATCCGGCACAATGCTGCGGCACTGCTCTCAACCGAGCGCGTGATCCTGAACCTGATGCAACGCATGTGTGGCATTGCGACACTGACTCACGAATTCGTTACGGCTGTTGCGAAGACAAAAACCAAAGTGCTGGACACACGCAAGACCATTCCCGGCCTGCGAATCCTGGACAAATATGCCGTAAGCTGCGGCGGCGGCGTGAACCATCGTCTCGATCTTCAGGATGGAATCCTGATCAAGAACAACCACATCTCGCTTGGTGGCGGCCTGTCAACTGTGTTGGAGAAAGCCATGAGGGGCCATAAGCCTGGCCAGGTTGTTCAAGTCGAAGTTCGTAGCGAAACGGAGCTGGAACAAGCGATCGAGGGCGGCGCAGAGTCAATCCTTCTCGACAACATGACTCCCGCGCAAACCAAAAAAGCTGTGAAGAAAATTCGCGCTGCGCTTCCTGAGACGAAGATTGAATCTTCAGGAAGCATGAACCTGAAGACCGTGCGGAAGTATGCACTCGCAGGAGTGGACTTCATCTCGGTGGGAGCTCTGACGCACTCGGCGACTGCGGTAGACCTGAGCATGCGCATCACCGCGGATGTATTCTAG
- a CDS encoding biotin--[acetyl-CoA-carboxylase] ligase produces the protein MFDLEEVETGLTGTRFAGQVKHFPSVSSTNTLALEAAQAGIRTGVWFADEQTAGRGRGGHHWHSVAGDGLYMSALVAPALPVSKALWISLATGLATQQAIQEVTGLRTDIRWPNDLLVHEKKCCGILVETTVAQTEAEAMLRYAVIGIGINLNHASFPDEIARYATSLRIEGGKHVRRETILVALLRALDRELGLLSQVNAGDLLERFSNASTWVRDRRVQVDEQGGYTGVTAGLDMRGFLLVNCDDGKQRTVLSGGVR, from the coding sequence ATGTTCGATTTGGAAGAGGTTGAGACGGGCCTGACTGGAACGCGTTTTGCCGGACAGGTGAAGCACTTTCCTTCCGTAAGCTCGACCAACACCCTTGCATTGGAAGCAGCCCAGGCGGGAATCCGAACGGGCGTATGGTTTGCCGATGAGCAAACGGCCGGGCGGGGGCGTGGCGGCCATCATTGGCATTCTGTTGCGGGGGACGGCTTGTATATGAGCGCTCTGGTTGCGCCCGCGCTGCCGGTCTCCAAGGCACTTTGGATCTCGCTGGCTACCGGACTGGCTACACAACAAGCAATCCAAGAGGTCACGGGACTCCGCACAGATATTCGCTGGCCAAATGATCTTCTGGTGCATGAAAAAAAGTGCTGCGGCATTCTGGTTGAGACTACTGTCGCGCAAACCGAAGCAGAAGCGATGTTGCGCTACGCGGTGATTGGAATCGGCATCAATCTCAACCATGCTTCGTTCCCGGATGAGATCGCGCGGTACGCTACGTCATTGCGCATCGAAGGTGGAAAGCATGTCCGACGCGAGACTATCTTAGTCGCTCTGCTGCGGGCGCTTGATCGGGAGCTTGGCCTGCTCTCGCAGGTGAATGCTGGAGATCTGCTGGAACGGTTCTCGAATGCCTCCACCTGGGTGCGCGACAGACGCGTGCAGGTCGACGAGCAAGGTGGTTATACCGGGGTGACTGCTGGTCTGGACATGCGCGGATTTCTGCTGGTGAACTGTGATGACGGCAAGCAGCGCACGGTACTCTCAGGCGGAGTACGCTAA
- the rlmD gene encoding 23S rRNA (uracil(1939)-C(5))-methyltransferase RlmD, whose translation MKLSIEKVVYGGAGIASANGGKTVFVPFTLPGEQIEAKITEEYGNRQEATLARIESPSPDRIAPRCIHFGLCGGCQYQHASYTAQLQIKKEILQETLERAGLNELPPIETHAAEPWEYRNRIRLRAMAVEGKLRVGYLRRGSTEFLPIETCPISAPILLRAAEVFMSLAEDFPSWTRAVEEVEFFTSGDERKLQMTLLVRTPPIKGFAGFCEAMQQQLPELAGAGVQVIESVTRGRKSIRTQAGASWGAAGLQYTTGEETYWVSRGSFFQVNRSLLARLVELVTAGRSGEIAWDLYAGVGLFARVLAKQFDEVVAVEAAGGDLATNLRGSNARAVAATTVEFLRQAALERDRPDLIVMDPPRAGVGSEVCSLLSRIKAPEIVYVSCDPTTLGRDLRLMIDSGYRLNQLHLVDMFPQTFHQETVAVLGR comes from the coding sequence ATGAAGCTCTCGATCGAAAAAGTCGTGTATGGCGGCGCAGGAATTGCTTCTGCGAATGGGGGAAAAACTGTCTTTGTTCCCTTTACGCTTCCCGGCGAACAAATTGAAGCAAAGATCACAGAGGAATACGGCAATCGGCAGGAAGCAACTCTGGCGCGTATCGAAAGCCCTTCTCCTGACCGCATTGCTCCGCGATGCATTCATTTTGGACTATGCGGCGGATGCCAGTATCAACATGCCTCCTACACCGCGCAGCTTCAGATAAAAAAAGAGATTCTGCAGGAAACGCTCGAACGCGCTGGACTGAACGAACTGCCCCCGATTGAGACTCACGCAGCTGAGCCTTGGGAATATCGCAATCGCATTCGTCTACGTGCAATGGCTGTTGAAGGCAAGCTACGTGTAGGTTATCTGCGCCGCGGATCGACAGAGTTTCTACCGATCGAGACGTGCCCAATCTCCGCTCCAATTTTATTGAGAGCAGCAGAAGTGTTCATGTCACTGGCAGAAGACTTTCCATCATGGACCCGCGCAGTAGAAGAGGTTGAGTTTTTTACCAGCGGGGATGAGCGGAAGCTCCAGATGACGCTCCTTGTTCGCACACCGCCGATCAAAGGATTCGCTGGATTTTGCGAAGCGATGCAGCAACAGCTTCCTGAACTAGCGGGGGCAGGCGTGCAAGTAATCGAAAGCGTGACTCGCGGAAGAAAATCTATACGTACACAAGCGGGCGCATCGTGGGGAGCGGCGGGACTGCAATATACGACCGGTGAAGAAACATACTGGGTCAGCCGCGGCAGCTTCTTCCAAGTGAACCGTTCACTTCTCGCGCGGTTGGTCGAGTTGGTCACAGCAGGACGAAGCGGGGAGATCGCTTGGGACTTGTACGCTGGAGTCGGCCTGTTTGCTCGCGTGCTTGCGAAACAGTTCGATGAGGTGGTCGCCGTTGAAGCAGCGGGGGGCGATCTGGCAACCAATCTTCGCGGCTCGAACGCGCGTGCAGTTGCTGCAACAACAGTGGAGTTTCTGCGGCAGGCAGCGCTTGAGAGGGACCGACCAGACCTGATCGTGATGGATCCGCCGCGCGCCGGCGTCGGCTCGGAGGTTTGCTCCTTGTTGAGCCGCATCAAGGCTCCAGAGATTGTTTATGTCTCCTGCGACCCTACGACGCTGGGGAGAGATCTGCGCCTGATGATAGACTCCGGCTACAGACTCAACCAACTGCATCTGGTCGATATGTTTCCGCAGACCTTCCATCAGGAGACGGTGGCGGTGCTCGGCCGCTGA